The Meriones unguiculatus strain TT.TT164.6M chromosome 18, Bangor_MerUng_6.1, whole genome shotgun sequence genome segment TATGTAGGTTTATTGACAGTGAAGGTTTGTGTGTGCAGTATTAATAAGGAGGCATCACTCGAGCATGTCTGTTTTCATTTCAGTGATGAGAACGAGCTGTTCTTTGAGGTTGACAGACCCCAAAAGATGAAGGTGAGACTCTGGGCTTAGCTTCCAGCCTGTGGAGGGGCTGTGGCATGGGAAAAGCTCTAAGTGGGGTGAAGGGGACTGGGCTGCCTTGCTCTCAGGATATTTTATGTTGGGATTAGTTTGCCTCTTTCAGTGAGATGGGCACAGGCAACCCACACACTGACTGGCTCCCACACAGCTTTCACCCTCCCAGAAGCTCATTAACTTTGCTGGTGGTGATCATGGCATTTCATGCTAGGAAGACAGTCTTCACCACACATTTAGTCCTCCTTTCAGACGGGTCACTTACGTCAGACTCTGGATGCCAGACACAATGACCTTCAGAATTAGCTCAGCTCCCTTCTCCACCATAGAATAGTTTTTATGTTCCTGGGGAAGAgattaagacagaaaaaaaaataggtgataTAAACAAAGAGTCAAataggattttttaaaataacttgtgACCTTAGACCAGATGTTTTATTGCCCTGTGTGACCTTAGACAAGCCACTGGGCCCTTTGGGCTCTCCTCTCAGAAACATGGGGCCTGAGTCAGAAGATCTCTGAGATGTTAGCATTCTGTAACAACCTTCAGTTCTGAAATGTTTTCAGTGCTGGCACATGGGCATTTTCCAGACTCACTCCCATGAAGAGTCATGTTGACATCCCAGCTGCCCCTGCCTCTTCCCATGATGGCTAATAATGCTCTAATGTGACATGGCGTCAGCCCAGACAGGCTATTGCCCGGGTCAGCAGGCAGCTGCTTTTCTCAGACCTTTTCTCAAGTCCATGACAGCCTCCCCCAGCTGCAAAATCCAGTCCTCAGCTTaaatgagtatttttttaaagaccattGGCTCAGCCCTAGGAGGAGCCCCGCAGCTTCTCAGCCAGGCTCTGGCCCCTGCGACCTGCTCAAGAGCCTGGCTCTCACTGGGAGGCTCTGCTCTGGACAGAAACTTCTCTCCCAATCAGCTTTTCCTTTAGATCATTGCAAGTTTCCAGTACTGTCCTCCAACTCTGAAACTATTATGCCTCGAGGCACCTTCGGTTAGGCCTTCATGTGTTTCTCTGAAGAACAGGAAAGTGGTAACATAGTTCACAAACAGAAACTGTGCTTATGGTGTCTGCCAAATGCCTGTGAGGAAAGGGGTGTATGAAGAACAATTGAGAGCGTGTTGGGTAATCTCAGCTGACGAGGAGACAGCATGAACATATTGTCATGAGAAATTAAATGTGCGGTGTTGGAGCAGCAAAGACACCAAAAGACGAAAGGTTTAAGTAGGCGTAATTATGCTGTGAGGCAAGCTCTGTATGAGAAAGATAAAGTAGAAAATGGGGTTTAGTATAAAGAGTGCCAGGAAGCCTGTGTCTGGTTGCCATGTACCCCTGAGTAAGCCACTTCAATTCTCTGGGCTCCAGAGACACAAGGATTGTGGTTAAGAACTTAGTTCTCTCCAGGGCCCTTGGTGTTCTCTGGGGTTACGGGAGGAGCACCACCCTGGTCTGACAACTTAATGCACTCAGTGCCTGGCTTCTCTAACAGGGCTGCTTCCAAGACCTGGACCTGGGCTGTCCAGATGAGAGCATCCAGCTTCAGATCTCCCAGCAGCATTTCAACAAGAGCTTCCGGCAGGTGGTATCGCTCATCGTGGCTGTGGAGAAGCTGTGGGGCATGCCTGTCTCTTGCCCGTGGACCTTCCAGGATGAGGACCTGAAAACCTTCTTTTCCTTCATCTTTGAAGAAGGTACTTGATGAGATCCGAGGGCAGACAGTAGGCCTTCATTCTGGACCCTCCCAGTCCACCTCTTAGCCCCTCAATGTCCCTCCTCAAGTGCAAGACCCTGAGTGGCAGACATTCCAACCATCAGAAGAAAGCAAGGAAGCCTTGAGAGGACTGACTTAAAAGAAGGCCTTAACGATGCTTACATTTGCAACTCAGCCTGTTCATTCTCCAGGGACTTTGGCTTCCACTGGAGCTCACAAGTCTCACAATGTCCCTGTTGAGCTATTCTTCTTACTGGCAACATTTTATGTAGACACCCCTGTTGCTAGCCCACAGTGAAAGGTCCTGACACTGCAGCTTGTCTCATGAGGCCTGATCCAACACCCTTGCCCACCCAACTCCCAGCCTCTTTATACCCCACTAAAATGAGCATAGACTCTTGACTGGGCATGCTTAGGTGTTGCTTCTCTTTGCTGGGCCTGCTCTTCTAATTGTCTGCCTAAGCAACATCTGTTCTTTGACTTTCAGAGCCCATCCTCTGTGACTCGTGGGAAGACGAGCAGTTGGTGTGTGATTTTCCCATTCGACAGCTGCACTGCAGGCTCCGGGATGAGCAACAAAAGTGCCTCGTGCTGTCTGACCCACATGAGCTGAAAGCGCTCCACCTCAATGGAGAGAATATAAACCAACAAGGTAAGCAGGCACACCTGGGTTCCCCATCCTGGCCTCCTGGCAGCCTCCCAGGTCCCTGTGTTTTAAGATGGCAAacataacagcaacaacaacaagatcACTTTCCAGCCCAGTCACAAGGTCTAACAGACTGCCAATGTTCCATTAGCGTGCAGCCGCCTGATGGGCATGCCATAGCTGCCTGTGGGttctttttccctccctgtgAGGCCGAAATGTGGATGGTACGGAACTGATATGTCCATTTCTGTTCCCATCCCTGTCCCTTGCCCCAACATCCTTCCCACCAATACCACATGGTTCCTTGTGGGGAGCTTCACTGACCATCGGGAACTTACATCTCTCTTCGATAATAGCAAGTGTTCCAAGTGCGGTGAGGGTATCTTTAGATGTGGGGATGGACTTGGCACCACGCCACCGTGGCTAAGTGGGCAACAGCTAACAGTAGTGGCGCATGCGCCTCTGTTGGGCTTCTGATCTTAGAAGCTTTGAAGAGAGCTGTCTGCTCTTGTCCAGGTGGAAAAGAATCTTATTTCTTTATAACTTTATAAGGAGTTAATTCTTATTTCTTTGAACATTATGAAAGCGGCCAGGGGTCTCCGGTTGAGACCGctgtggctaagatcaaaatggCTGTCTCCTTTTTGAAGCCACTCTTCACAGCTAAGGCAGTTCTTCCCACTTACTGCTCAAATTTCTCAAAAAGTACTGACCCCTGAGTCCTTTAGGAGCACAGCTTTACTTGTTTTCATAGTGACCAAATTGTACTGGCAGGCTGCACTGATGGGCACACATAGCTTTACTGCTTAAAACTCAAACATTAGATCCCTTTCATTCTTCATTGCTGCTACTAAGAGCATCGGGAGAATCCTGGATGAGCCCTCTGACCTATGAGAAGCCGGCTAGTCCCTCCTGTGCCTAAGGAAGCTCATGCTGAGCTCTCCACAGAGAACCGTATGGTTTTGCCTGTCAAGGCTGCTTCATGAGTCCACCCTGCACTGCTGTATCCTTGAACCCAATTCTTCTTTCTCCAGTGGTTTTCTCCATGAGCTTTGTACACGGTGACACAAGCAGCAACAAAATACCGGTGGCCTTGGGCCTCAAGGGAAAGAATCTGTACCTGTCCTGTGTGATGAAAGACGGCAGGCCCACCCTGCAGCTGGAGGTGAGAGAACTGGCCCAGAGAAGCCTTGTCTGTTGTTGTCTTAAGACTCTTTGCCATTATTTACttctcagacatccacctgccctACCCTCCAGAAAATGCTGGCAGCCTTCTTGACAGTTTACATAAATATAGAACAAAATTAGCATTACTTTTAAGTGCATATAAACCCCACTCCCATGGGAAATTAAGCCATTTTGCTGTCATTAGCGTGTCCTGCCACTCTTGTTAGCCCCGACAGAACATGTTGTATCAAGGCAGAAAGGGCCACATGTGGCTACAGTTTTTCCCTCATCTGAGAGAGGACAGTTTGGAGAACTGTCCAGTTGGTGGGATTCACCAGAAAACATCGGTCCACTCCTAGCACTTGTAGCATTCCTAACAAAAGCTTTCATTCCCAAGCTGATGCCATTCTACCCCAggctttagggaaaaaaaaatatgacaaaaaaataataataataacccggAAACTAGGTACTCTTGGAAGctttaatataattttcactttttaagaTATATCTACCCATATGATTCTTCCCCTTGGGCTTAAGGACTCAGAACAAACAAAGACTCCTTCAGTGGTTAGATAGAAAGATGGGGTCCCTCAGTAAAGAATGTGGCCCCAGGTCTTACAACCTGTGCACCAATGTACTCTCCTCCAGCAGCCCTGAGAACATGTCTAGCATGTTTTCTAACATGCGGTAGCTTTATCCttttcatcacacacacaaaacaattcttctttctgtttttctgcagAGCGTGGACCCCAAACAATACCCgaaaaagaagatggaaaagCGGTTTGTCTTCAACAAGATAGAAGTCAAATCCAAGGTGGAATTCGAGTCTGCACAGTTCCCCAACTGGTACATCAGCACCTCCCAAGCAGAACATAAACCTGTCTTCCTGGGGAGCAACAGTGGGCAGGATATAGTTGACTTCACCTTGGAATCCGTCTCTTCCTAAAGTAAAGGCCGGGCTCCTAATGCCTTCCCCCAGGCCATGTGATGGAGCTCCCTTGTTGCCAACGAGGAAACAACTCTGTTTCCAGGGGAATCCTTAGTCCTCTGCCAAGATGGGTCTCTCTTACCTGTCCTGTGTTTTCAGAAACATTCTGTTCAAAGAAAGCCTATCTTTTCCTCCTGGCCTCTGATGAGCAAccacttatctatttatttatatatttattgattggttgaTTTATTTAAGTTAATCCAAGGGGTACACGAGACAGCAATGCCTACAAAAGAACCCAGTGCTCATGTTTATGGAATAAATTGAATTTGGACCAGTGCATAGCCTGCACTGGGTTCTTTTGGTGAAGCTGAGAACGAACAGGCTTATACTATGCAGAAGAGGATATTTATGAATGAACCATTGTTTTGATGAGGATGAAATAAAttacaccaaaacaaaaaaactttcagCCTGGTTATTGACTTCTCTTAGagtacacacagaaagaaaaagataaattgGGCCATGAGAATTCTTACTGGAGGTCAAGAAGCCCATTCCTCACAGTGGAGGGCAGCAAAGTACCCTAGATACATCCTTGGCCACAAATATAAACCATCTCACTCACCCTCTACCCtcttaacttctttctttctttctttctttctttctttctttctttctttctttctttcttgctttctttctttctttttctttctttctttcctttctttctttctttctttctttctttctttctttctttctttctttctttctttctagggctggaaagatggctcaaccaGTGAAGTGTTTCACTGTgcatgcatgaggacctgactAAGCTCTCCAGCATCCATACAAAAAACCCTGGCACAGTGGTATATGGCTGTAATTCCAACGCTGAAGATGTAGGAACAGAAAGATCCCTGGGGCCTgatagccagccagtctagtggGCATCCACATCCATAAaggaccctgtctcgaaaattaAGGTGGAAAATAATTGAGGAAGACAGCTTATTTTGATCTCTGGTTTCCACGCCAACATACGTGTGTGTGggtgggcacatgcacacacacacacacacacacacacaccccacacaaagGGATTTTCATTACACATGACTCATCCAAAAAAATAAGATCAGCTAAAACTGTAAAGGGAGTAAGATTTGCTCCTAACGGTTGACTTGTCTAGTCATTTAGTTCACAAATATCTGCTAAACAAACACTTGAACACCTAGTACAGAGATGAATAAGCTGAGAGTTCTTAGTTAGATAGGGGAAGAGTgggtggatagatagacagatgtaaAAATTAAGGCAACATGACCAAATAGAGAGAAGATAAAGTATAAGAGGAATAGCCAAGAGGAACCTAGAGGGTCTGGCAGAAGAGATGACAAGCCAAGGAGGGTGACATTTGAGTCATATGTAAAAGAACAAGGGCaggttagaaaaatgaaaaaatggcACATCAAGTATAGGGACCCAAACGAACAAAGCCGTAGGGACATGAGAATGAGTGATGCCCAGAGAAAATCAAGAACTAGCAGCAaactcaaaatacaaaacaaattatagaaaaagaaaattttacttcACCCCAAGTAAAGGGATAATTCTCTGAGCAAACAAAGAGTTCCTTTACAACATTAAAGGAGGAATATATTGAATATCCAGCAATAAACCTGAAGGGTTATTAACAGGCCAGGTGATCACAGGAAGGGGAATGCCATCAGAGCTGAGGCAGAGCAAGGGTTACTCAACAATACTCCTAAGAAGAAAGTCAGTGCAAAAGTACTTTGAGATATTGATGTGTTCCTTCTGGCTGACAAACATCACAGGTTTAACACCCCCTGTCAAAGTTGTCGAAACTGTAGGGAAGCCCCGTTGTTAAACTATACAGGGAAGTAATGACATCTACGAAAGGAAATGAGATAATGACTGACAATCACAAACTTTGCCCCAGCAATCTTCTGAGGATGCAGCCTCTACAAATATATATGACCTATATGAAATGATAGAGAATCAGAATTGTTCATTTTACATAGACCACTCACAAAAATTAGAACTAACTCAGTATCGACAAGAGACTGGCTGAAGATTCTGAGACAAAACTAAAGAATGAGAAAAGACCTGGTTCCCTTCACCAGTATGGAATGCTTTCCAAAacctgcaaaataaataaatagataaacaaacaaataaataaaataaagcaagacTAGAAACACCAACTTCCAAAACCGAGCTAGGAGGAAAGAGCAAAACCCCCTATTCTGCTCATGTTTAATCTGAAATTTCTAGAAGATACGTAAGAAAGATCCAGGAAATAAAGCATATGTGAGCCTGCCCTGGAATGAATAATTATAATGAATAATGTATAATTTCTATACAGTTTAGTCTTTTTAATCATGTGAATTTATCACCTTCTCAGACATGAAATACCAATaactaaagttttgtttttgtttgtttttcagaacaaaacaacttaaATGACCAGCCACAGAAAAGCAAATACAGAAATACTAGTGCTTAGGAGCTCTCTTCAACACCCTATTCCTTTGTTCAGTGACACAATCCTTCTGCTCCTTTCACCAGTAGTCACCTGTGGTGACATCTTCCCGTAGCCTATTATTGTGGATAGATGTGTGTGGCTCTTTAGAGACAAAATTGGCAGTTCCCGGCTTTGTTAAATGCCCAGTGGTTCAGAATTCCACTCACTATTTGTTGCTTCCCCAAAGAAACAAGCTCAAGAACACTCATGGATGCATTGTCTATAGGTGCTTAACAAGAGCAACCGGAAGCAAGACCCGGACAAATCACACAAGGCAGAGCAAGAGCATTTGCAGACAAGGAAAGGCCCAGCACATCTGCCCATGTACTTCTAAGGCAGAGCTGGAAGGGTATTGACTGGGCTGAAAATGGCAGTTCCTGGGAGCAATGCAGAGCAAGGAGGGATGCCAAGGGAGCTTTAGCTTTGTAACATTTGACTCTGCCAGGGAGAATATGTTTTATGTAACACTCACTTGTTTAATTCTCTGCATTAAAATGTGCAAATGACTTGAGTTCCAATTTCTGGATCTGAGTCAATGACTACACTGATGTTccaaaagataattttatttctgATATGGATCCAagttctctctctatctctgtactAGGTGTCCTTGGCCTGGAAGAAAGAAGTTACTTCCTGCTACATTAAATGGCTCAGATGATTTGAGGAGGGGAGAGTCAGAATGCTCCTTGAACTCCTCTCAGTACACAAAATGTGGGCCAGTAGGAAGTCCATTTGTTTGTGACTTTGGAAGGTAACACATCACCCCGCCAGAGCTCCTAACAGCTTCCAGAAAGAGCCCACATGCTGCAAAGGGAAACTAGGTGCTTCTGACTTTGACCTGATTATCTGACATCCTGGAACAAGCAATCCCTAGGGACAGGCAATAGCTGATCCTATAGGACTGGGCTGCAATGAACAAGCGCCTGgcttgagaaggaaaaaaatccagtGTTATCTGGGAGCATATGAGGTCTGACAGAGCGGGCAGTGGGTGGAGAGGTAAGTCAGTGTGTCTGCTATGGACCTCGCCTCACAGTTTTTCTGCAGGGCTTTGGGATTGACCTAACTACGACaacagggaatgaagaaatgataGACATGTACTGAAAAGCTGGGGTCAGGTGAGCCATGTACTCTCACTGAGGCACaccagctgtcctgaaactgtgagtttattgagagaccaaaaatattaaaaattgagTTTTGGGGGTACTGAGCTAAAGAGTTTAAGACATAAGCGGCCAAGCTGGCCTTGCTGCTTCTAGACATCCAACCAGATGCAGGGAGGCATTCCTGTCTGCTCACTAGAGCTACTATCACCAGGAAACCAGCCTGGGTGGCCTTGCCCTTGGAAATAGCACTGACAGAGATAATCGCCTTTCTTCCTTAGCAGCAGCCTATCAGCCCAGGACAGGATGTTCCAACTGAAACCAGAACTGTTTAtgaaatctttttatattttaaccaatagacacttgccaggctGGAATCCCCTACTCTGGGCCCGCTCAGAGGGACTGGGACCTCTAAATCACCCTCAATCCGGAGCTCGAGGCTCTCAGCTGGATACCAGTGCCTTGGTGTGTGTGAGAGTCTCAGCTCGAGCTGTGAATAAAAATCCTTGTGTGTTTTAcaacggactcaactcctggtggtcttttgggggtctcACGAATCAGGCGTAACAGTATATAGTTTAAGGAGGACACAGGCTAGCTAATCTCAGTATGGGTTTCTGTAGAGGAGCATTCTCAAGTTGCAGTCGTCTGGGAGGAGGAAGCCGTGGCTGATACTTTCTGTGCAGCATCAAAATCCCTACTTAGACAAGGGAAAGCCTTGCCCTTCCCGTAGATCTGAGGCATTGGGGTCCTTGATCATGAGCATGTCAACAATACACACTCACTCAGGAATCCATCTGCTCCCCACACTGTTCCTTACTGTTCActacccatcacacacacacacacacacacacacacacacacacacacacaccagtacaaCCTTGCCAAGCTACCAACAGACATGGTTCTCCTGTAGGCTAAGGGGGAGGGTAAGCAGCGTGGGAGTAATGACGTCCAGGGATGTGTAAGTCAGCTTGCTTCCAGTTCTTCAGACTTACCTCACCTACATCCTGGGCTCCAAATCGACAGTGAGGAAGCAAGCCAAGTGATAAGATTTTTCTTCCAGGAATGTCCGAAAGCACCGCTTCTCTTACCCAGATGAGCATGACTGTTCGCCTACATAATCACGAAAAGGCAATTCCCCACCAGAAAGTCTCAAAACCATGAATCACAAATGCACTGGATCCCTGGGAAGAGAGACAAGGACTGTCATGGAGGGAGTGGGGAGTGTCCTGGGGTCCCTGGCTGTTCTCCTAGATCAGGGGTCTATTGTCTCAGAgaatacctcatcttctggcaaACAGAGTGTCTGCAACCAAAGCTGTCAAGGTAAGATCTGTGCCTGAACAGGTGGAGTCctctggagactgaggcaagatcTCTGAGTGTTGTTCAATTACTTTCTTTCAGGTTCCAGGCTTCCTTACAAGCTGCCTGCAAAGAGCTAacactcctctctccctccagacTCTGGCCTCTACCAACCACACCCAACAAGATCAGCCCTCCAAGAGTGCAAAATCCTTCATCCCCTACTGAGTGGGACCCAGGGATCAGGCCTGGGAGAGGGCAGAGTCCCAGCCATCATTGAGTATCCTCATGCTATGTCACCTGACCAGTAGGGGCCATGTAATTTGAATAAGACTGTTAGATTTGAATGGAACTTTAGAACAAAAGAGCATGTGGAATCTAGATACCTGTAAGAGCCTTCACACCTGCTGTAGTctgctttaaaataaaatctttatggATCCCAAACATTACTTTTTATGAGCACCTTGTTATGACTGCCTGTTGTTATGACTGCCTGTTGTTATGACACTGTATTTGTTTCAAGAGGTTATTATGACTAACTTGTTACActaatttggccatgatgatttgggtTGGTGGTGTTTATCCTCCCATCAGTGGGATTAACCATTAACTTTTCTTATCATTACCTTTTGAATACGGAAATAAAATTACCTATATAATATTTACattgtattaaatattaaaactaaaaatcaTTAAAGATTATTGCTTTTTATTGCCATAGTAGAAAAATTACACAAGGAAATTTTCCAGATCCAGAAAAGTAACtgtatttttttgtctctgaacTAATATTtctattcatttccttccttcatgcagtttattattaatatattatatgattAAAATCACTGTGCTGATTATTCTATATTCTTTGtgacaacaaaataattttcatatcaatttatatttttatgtaatcATAGACCATATTCATTTTACTTTACATATGTATTATCTATcagttatatatattattttaatatattgtttatatattttgttatattttcatgtaagcataaaattttctttttaaaagattttcaagATTGaattactattttttctttaaaaatgatccTAGTACCTTTAATATAccaatttgaaattttaaaaaatctttgtcTTCTAATTTTCTGATCTTTACAATAACTTTGTAAGATAATCTATGCAGATAAGGCATAGATTATCCTTGGTTAAATTTCCACTTGGTTAAATAAACTATCTCAAGTAGATTTCCTGGC includes the following:
- the Il1b gene encoding interleukin-1 beta, encoding MATVPELSSEMTAFHSDENELFFEVDRPQKMKGCFQDLDLGCPDESIQLQISQQHFNKSFRQVVSLIVAVEKLWGMPVSCPWTFQDEDLKTFFSFIFEEEPILCDSWEDEQLVCDFPIRQLHCRLRDEQQKCLVLSDPHELKALHLNGENINQQVVFSMSFVHGDTSSNKIPVALGLKGKNLYLSCVMKDGRPTLQLESVDPKQYPKKKMEKRFVFNKIEVKSKVEFESAQFPNWYISTSQAEHKPVFLGSNSGQDIVDFTLESVSS